One genomic region from Gemmatimonadota bacterium encodes:
- a CDS encoding bifunctional homocysteine S-methyltransferase/methylenetetrahydrofolate reductase yields the protein MSRLRALIEDGRVHVMDGAMGTLLYERGVFVNVCYDELSVSEPDLIRGIHEEYVRAGAEILETNTFGANPVKLSAFGLEGRTEEINAAAVACARDAARGQAVVVGAVGPLGVRIEPWGPTAFDEAKGYFRRQIRGLVDGGVDGILFETFADLDEIRAAIEAARAETDLPLIAQMTVDEDGRTPLGTPTAALATALAEWKVDVAGLNCSVGPAVMLDAIEEMAEIFAGPLVAQPNAGVPRSVRDRKIYMASPDYMGRYARRLIEAGARFVGGCCGTTPEHIRRIRDSVAAVQPRHPAVGVSAPTAEAPAPPPSTPLEERSRFGRKLVRREWITSVELVPPKGWDPSTMVDRARQAYLAGVDAMAVLDARGHGRMSGIASALVIQREVGIEPIVHYTCRDRNMVGMISDLLGAAGAGLRNLLLTTGDPSAMGPYTEASAVFDIDSIGLTNVVAALNRGVDPGGAAIGEPTRFVIGVVARPAAVDPVREMERFAYKVEAGAEYALTQAVFDPELMVGFLERTARWRIPTLLSIRPLTSLRDAEFLANEVPGISIPESVLERMRRAESQGPSHALAEGVRISVETVLALHARVQGLHVSAPSGHLDLALRVLDEVAAELRG from the coding sequence GTGAGCCGGCTGCGCGCGCTCATCGAGGACGGGCGCGTCCACGTGATGGACGGCGCCATGGGCACGCTGCTCTACGAGCGCGGCGTGTTCGTCAATGTGTGCTACGACGAGCTGTCGGTGAGCGAGCCGGATCTGATCCGTGGCATCCACGAGGAGTACGTGCGAGCCGGTGCCGAGATCCTGGAGACGAACACGTTCGGCGCCAACCCGGTCAAGCTGTCCGCGTTCGGGCTGGAGGGTCGCACCGAGGAGATCAACGCGGCCGCGGTGGCCTGTGCCCGCGATGCGGCCCGGGGTCAGGCCGTGGTCGTGGGTGCGGTCGGCCCGCTCGGCGTGCGCATCGAGCCCTGGGGTCCCACTGCGTTCGATGAAGCCAAGGGGTACTTCCGACGTCAGATCCGGGGGTTGGTGGACGGAGGCGTGGACGGGATCCTGTTCGAGACGTTCGCGGACCTCGACGAGATCCGAGCCGCCATCGAGGCCGCCCGCGCCGAGACCGACCTGCCGCTCATCGCGCAGATGACCGTCGACGAGGACGGTCGGACTCCTCTGGGCACGCCCACGGCCGCGCTCGCCACCGCCCTCGCGGAATGGAAGGTCGACGTCGCCGGCCTGAACTGCTCCGTGGGACCCGCGGTCATGCTGGACGCCATCGAGGAGATGGCCGAGATCTTCGCCGGTCCGCTCGTGGCGCAACCGAACGCGGGCGTTCCGCGCTCCGTGCGCGACCGCAAGATCTACATGGCCAGCCCCGACTACATGGGGCGGTACGCGCGTCGCCTGATCGAGGCCGGTGCCCGGTTCGTAGGCGGGTGCTGTGGGACCACGCCCGAGCACATCCGCCGCATCCGCGACTCGGTGGCAGCCGTACAACCCCGGCATCCGGCGGTGGGGGTCAGCGCGCCGACCGCGGAGGCGCCGGCTCCCCCGCCCTCCACCCCGCTCGAGGAGCGGTCCCGCTTCGGACGCAAGCTCGTGCGCCGCGAATGGATCACGAGCGTCGAGCTGGTGCCCCCGAAGGGCTGGGACCCCTCCACCATGGTGGATCGGGCGCGGCAGGCCTACCTGGCGGGTGTGGACGCCATGGCGGTGCTCGACGCGCGCGGCCACGGCCGCATGAGCGGGATCGCCTCGGCTCTGGTCATCCAGCGCGAGGTCGGCATCGAGCCGATCGTCCACTACACCTGCCGTGACCGCAACATGGTCGGGATGATCTCCGACCTGCTGGGCGCCGCGGGCGCGGGTCTGCGCAATCTGCTCCTCACCACCGGGGACCCGTCGGCGATGGGGCCCTACACGGAAGCCTCCGCCGTCTTCGACATCGACTCGATCGGCCTGACCAACGTCGTCGCGGCGTTGAACCGCGGCGTCGACCCCGGCGGCGCGGCGATCGGCGAGCCGACGCGGTTCGTCATCGGGGTGGTGGCGCGGCCCGCCGCCGTCGACCCGGTCCGCGAGATGGAGCGCTTCGCCTACAAGGTGGAGGCGGGCGCCGAGTACGCCCTGACCCAGGCGGTCTTCGACCCCGAGCTCATGGTCGGCTTCCTGGAACGGACGGCGCGCTGGCGGATCCCCACGCTCCTGTCCATCCGACCCCTCACGTCGCTGCGCGACGCGGAGTTCCTCGCGAACGAAGTACCCGGCATCTCCATCCCCGAGTCCGTGCTGGAGCGGATGCGCCGGGCCGAGAGCCAGGGGCCTTCCCACGCGCTCGCCGAAGGGGTGCGCATCTCGGTGGAGACCGTCCT
- the metH gene encoding methionine synthase, with amino-acid sequence MTRPDDTIRSLLEGLLAQRILVLDGAMGTMIQRRGLEEADFRGERLAEHPSPLQGNNDLLVLTRPDVIEAIHREYLDAGADILETNTFNANRVAQADYGTEALVYEMNVAAARLARRAADDFTARTPERPRFVCGVLGPTNRTASISPDVNDPGYRNVTYEALVDAYREQASGLLDGGAHVLMVETAFDTLNAKAALFALTGLLDERDIDVPLLVSGTITDQSGRTLTGQTPEAFYRSVRHARPLSVGLNCALGARQLRPYLEEIAEAADCFVSSHPNAGLPNEFGEYDESPAEMAAVITEFAESGFVNIVGGCCGTTPAHIRAIAEAVRDLPPRRPARPEPACRLAGLEPLTITPESLFVNIGERTNVTGSARFARLIREDDYETALDVARQQVESGAQMIDVNMDEGLLDAEAAMRRFLNLIAAEPDISRVPVVVDSSRWEVIEAGLRCVQGKPVVNSISLKDGEAEFIAKARLVQRYGAAVIVMAFDETGQADTEDRKVEICTRAYRILTETVGFAPEDIIFDPNVFAVATGIAEHNRYALDFLGATRRIKDTLPHALISGGVSNLSFSFRGSPQIREAMHSAFLYHAIRAGMDMGIVNAGALAVYDEIPPELRDAVEDVLFDRRPDATERLTALADRYRGSTETVQEDEAWRSLPVEARIEHALVKGIADHIEDDAEEARQGRDRAIEVIEGPLMDGMNVVGDLFGSGKMFLPQVVKSARVMKKAVAYLIPFIEQEKQAAGDTGAKGRILLATVKGDVHDIGKNIVGVVLACNNYEIVDLGVMVPAEKILEAARAEQVDIIGLSGLITPSLDQMVHVAAEMEREGFDLPLLIGGATTSKVHTAVKIEERYHAPVVHVLDASRSVGVVGALLDREQRPRYARQVREEYADLRRKQGDRRAGQRNLTFEEAQRRRHRADWSAYRPVAPRTPGITVLDDYPLERLVPFIDWTPFFQTWELAGKYPDILDDEVVGEQARSLLADAQRLLDRIVREKLLTARAIVGLFPAAARDNDVEVYTNGDRARPDAVFHQLRQQFDKGGRPNLSLADFVAPADAGLEDHAGAFVVTAGVGLDALVSSFEQDHDDYNAILAKALADRLAEAFAEHLHQRVRTDLWGYAPDEQLDNDALIQERYRGIRPAPGYPACPDHTEKRTLFRLLDAARIGVQLTESCAMIPAASVSGWYFAHPDAQYFGIGRIGRDQVEAYAARKGMSMEEAERWLSPNLAYEPEAL; translated from the coding sequence GTGACCAGACCCGACGACACCATCCGCAGCCTCCTCGAGGGCCTCCTGGCCCAGCGCATCCTGGTCCTGGACGGGGCCATGGGCACCATGATCCAGCGCCGGGGCCTCGAGGAGGCGGACTTCCGCGGGGAGCGTCTCGCCGAACATCCGTCCCCGTTGCAGGGCAACAACGATCTGTTGGTCCTGACCCGCCCGGACGTGATCGAGGCCATCCACCGCGAGTATCTCGACGCGGGCGCGGACATCCTCGAGACCAACACCTTCAACGCGAATCGGGTGGCCCAGGCCGACTACGGCACCGAGGCGCTGGTCTACGAGATGAACGTGGCCGCGGCGCGCCTGGCCCGCCGCGCGGCCGACGACTTCACCGCCCGCACGCCCGAGCGTCCCCGCTTCGTGTGCGGCGTCCTCGGCCCCACGAACCGGACGGCCTCCATCTCCCCGGACGTCAACGATCCGGGCTACCGCAACGTCACGTACGAGGCGCTGGTGGACGCCTACCGGGAGCAGGCCTCCGGCCTGCTGGACGGGGGTGCGCACGTGCTGATGGTGGAGACCGCCTTCGACACGCTCAACGCCAAGGCGGCGCTCTTCGCGTTGACCGGCCTCCTCGACGAGCGGGACATCGACGTGCCCCTGCTCGTCTCCGGCACGATCACCGACCAGAGCGGACGCACCCTGACCGGGCAGACGCCCGAGGCCTTCTACCGGTCCGTGCGGCATGCGCGCCCGCTTTCGGTGGGCCTCAACTGCGCCTTGGGGGCCCGGCAGCTGCGGCCCTATCTCGAGGAGATCGCGGAGGCCGCCGACTGCTTCGTCTCGAGCCACCCCAACGCCGGTCTGCCCAACGAGTTCGGCGAGTACGACGAGTCTCCCGCCGAGATGGCCGCGGTCATCACCGAGTTCGCCGAGAGCGGCTTCGTCAACATCGTGGGCGGCTGCTGCGGCACCACGCCCGCGCACATCCGGGCGATCGCGGAAGCGGTCCGCGACCTGCCGCCCCGCCGACCCGCGCGCCCCGAACCCGCGTGCCGGCTCGCCGGCCTGGAGCCGCTGACGATCACGCCCGAATCGCTCTTCGTGAACATCGGGGAGCGTACCAACGTCACGGGCTCCGCGCGCTTCGCGCGCCTGATCCGCGAGGACGACTACGAGACCGCGCTCGATGTGGCCCGCCAACAGGTCGAGAGCGGGGCCCAGATGATCGACGTCAACATGGACGAAGGCCTGTTGGATGCGGAGGCCGCCATGCGTCGATTCCTGAACCTCATCGCCGCGGAGCCCGACATCAGCCGCGTGCCGGTGGTCGTCGACTCCTCGCGCTGGGAGGTCATCGAGGCTGGACTGCGGTGCGTACAGGGCAAGCCGGTCGTGAACTCCATCAGCCTGAAGGACGGAGAGGCGGAGTTCATCGCCAAGGCCCGTCTGGTGCAGCGCTACGGAGCCGCCGTCATCGTCATGGCGTTCGATGAGACCGGACAGGCCGACACGGAAGACCGGAAGGTCGAGATCTGCACGCGCGCCTATCGCATCCTCACGGAGACGGTCGGCTTCGCGCCCGAGGACATCATCTTCGACCCGAACGTGTTCGCCGTCGCGACGGGCATCGCCGAACACAATCGCTACGCGCTCGACTTCCTCGGCGCCACCCGCCGCATCAAGGACACCCTGCCCCATGCCCTGATCTCGGGCGGGGTGAGCAACCTGTCCTTCTCGTTCCGGGGCAGCCCGCAGATCCGGGAGGCCATGCATTCAGCCTTCCTGTATCATGCCATCCGCGCGGGGATGGACATGGGCATCGTGAATGCCGGCGCGTTGGCGGTCTACGACGAGATCCCGCCCGAGTTGCGCGACGCCGTGGAGGACGTGCTCTTCGACCGACGCCCCGACGCCACGGAGCGCCTGACGGCCCTGGCCGACCGCTACCGGGGCAGCACGGAGACGGTCCAGGAGGACGAGGCGTGGCGGAGCCTCCCGGTGGAAGCCCGGATCGAGCACGCGCTCGTGAAGGGGATCGCCGACCACATCGAGGACGACGCCGAGGAGGCGCGCCAGGGTCGGGACCGCGCCATCGAAGTGATCGAGGGCCCCCTCATGGACGGCATGAACGTCGTCGGGGACCTGTTCGGCTCCGGGAAGATGTTCCTGCCCCAGGTGGTCAAGAGCGCCCGGGTGATGAAGAAGGCGGTGGCCTACCTCATCCCCTTCATCGAGCAGGAGAAGCAGGCCGCCGGCGATACCGGCGCCAAGGGGCGCATCCTGCTCGCCACGGTGAAGGGGGACGTGCATGATATCGGCAAGAACATCGTGGGCGTGGTCCTGGCCTGCAACAACTACGAGATCGTGGACCTGGGTGTGATGGTACCGGCCGAGAAGATCCTCGAGGCCGCACGCGCCGAGCAGGTGGACATCATCGGCCTCTCGGGCCTGATCACCCCGTCCCTGGACCAGATGGTGCACGTCGCCGCCGAGATGGAGCGCGAGGGGTTCGACCTCCCGCTGCTGATCGGCGGCGCCACGACCTCCAAGGTGCACACGGCCGTCAAGATCGAGGAGCGCTATCACGCCCCCGTGGTGCACGTGCTGGACGCCTCGCGCAGCGTGGGCGTGGTGGGCGCGCTGCTCGACAGAGAGCAGCGTCCCCGCTACGCCCGCCAGGTCAGAGAGGAGTACGCCGACCTGCGTCGGAAACAGGGCGACCGGCGCGCGGGGCAGCGCAACCTGACGTTCGAAGAGGCACAACGGCGACGGCATCGCGCGGACTGGAGCGCCTACCGGCCGGTGGCGCCCCGGACCCCGGGGATCACCGTCCTGGACGACTACCCGCTCGAGCGGCTGGTGCCGTTCATCGACTGGACGCCGTTCTTCCAGACCTGGGAGCTCGCCGGCAAGTATCCCGACATCCTCGACGACGAGGTGGTGGGCGAGCAGGCACGCTCGCTCCTCGCGGACGCGCAGCGCCTCCTGGACCGCATCGTGCGCGAGAAGCTGCTGACGGCGCGCGCGATCGTCGGTCTGTTCCCGGCGGCCGCGCGGGACAACGACGTGGAGGTCTACACCAACGGTGATCGGGCCCGACCGGACGCCGTGTTCCACCAGCTCCGCCAGCAGTTCGACAAGGGCGGCCGGCCCAATCTGTCCCTGGCCGATTTCGTCGCCCCGGCCGACGCGGGGCTCGAGGACCACGCCGGCGCCTTCGTGGTCACGGCCGGTGTGGGCCTCGACGCGCTGGTGTCCTCCTTCGAACAGGATCACGACGACTACAATGCCATCCTGGCGAAGGCGCTGGCCGACCGCCTGGCAGAGGCGTTCGCCGAGCACCTGCACCAACGGGTCCGTACCGACCTCTGGGGCTACGCACCCGACGAGCAGCTCGACAACGACGCCCTGATCCAGGAGCGGTATCGCGGCATCCGGCCGGCGCCGGGCTACCCGGCGTGTCCGGACCATACCGAGAAGCGCACGCTGTTCCGGCTGCTGGACGCCGCCCGCATCGGTGTGCAGCTCACGGAGAGCTGCGCCATGATCCCGGCCGCGAGCGTGAGCGGGTGGTACTTCGCCCACCCGGACGCGCAGTACTTCGGGATCGGGCGGATCGGGCGCGATCAGGTGGAGGCCTACGCCGCGCGCAAGGGCATGTCGATGGAGGAAGCGGAGCGTTGGCTGTCGCCCAACCTCGCCTACGAGCCGGAGGCGCTGTGA
- a CDS encoding DUF5916 domain-containing protein, producing MPRTHLALLLALASCVPPLAAQEGLQEGGSAASARRAAPPVLEAVPITTEEPRVDGDLSDPVWRSAPVASDFVQYQPNEGAAASERTEVRVLYGVDALYVAFRAFDREPDLIAAQLARRDDSGYSDRVHVVIDSYFDRRTAFQFAVNPLGVKSDWYRFDDTQEDSSWDAVWDVAVQRDDEGWSAEFRIPYSQLRFESAPIQTWGINFMREVARRQERSVWAPLSQQENATVSRFGELRGLKNLTSPRHMELLPYTVARLTRATGDLANPFYERNDVFGTVGADLKYGVTSNLTLDLTVNPDFGQVEADPGQVNLSAFEAFFAERRPFFVEGSSIFNFRLSQGDGDDANESLFYSRRIGRAPQGSADAGDGWSDADAQTSILGAWKLSGKTADGWSVGLLHAVTGEERARIGDGVAAVETQAVEPLTNYVVGRVMRDFREGRSAIGLVATGVNRDREVSDRLDIRSGGYTGGVDFRHRFANDEWEVQGFVVGSWVTGSAEAIESTQRSSARFFQRPDAEHVEVDPTRTSMAGWSSNLNIGRYAGGFWRYATGFQARSPGFEANDIGFMRSTDYVSPWAWLGYHHTTPTARLNRFNVNVNLWSNFTFARERTGLGGNVNGSLTFKNFWGGYAGVGHNVGSYSTTMLRGGPLFRTESSWNGWMGAWSDSRRPLRFELNGWGGRRPESGSWNVGVGTGGTWRASNAAQISLRPQFSYNVDDRQWVQRIEAGGEDHYLLARLEQKTFSLTTRVDYTFTPELSLQLYAQPFLAGGAYRSFKTVADPRAEQYDDRLRALGAASDGDAWTADVDGDGSPERWDDPDFAFGQFRSNVVLRWEYRPGSALFLVWSQGRDRSRELDGSFELGRDLDRLFSVRPDNVFLIKVSYWLNP from the coding sequence ATGCCCCGCACCCATCTCGCGCTCCTGCTCGCCCTCGCCTCCTGCGTCCCTCCCCTCGCGGCCCAGGAGGGTCTCCAGGAGGGCGGTTCGGCGGCCTCGGCGCGACGGGCGGCGCCTCCGGTGCTCGAGGCCGTGCCCATCACCACGGAGGAGCCCCGGGTGGACGGGGACCTCTCCGATCCGGTCTGGCGCTCGGCGCCGGTGGCCTCCGACTTCGTGCAGTATCAGCCGAACGAAGGCGCGGCGGCCAGCGAGCGGACCGAGGTGCGGGTCCTGTACGGTGTGGATGCCCTCTACGTCGCGTTCCGGGCGTTCGACCGCGAACCCGATCTCATCGCGGCCCAGCTCGCGCGGCGGGACGACTCGGGCTACTCCGATCGCGTGCACGTCGTGATCGACAGCTACTTCGATCGCCGCACGGCGTTCCAGTTCGCGGTCAACCCGCTGGGCGTGAAGTCCGACTGGTACCGCTTCGACGACACGCAGGAGGATTCGTCGTGGGATGCGGTCTGGGACGTGGCCGTACAGCGCGACGATGAAGGCTGGAGCGCCGAGTTCCGGATTCCGTACTCGCAGCTCCGCTTCGAGTCCGCGCCCATCCAGACGTGGGGCATCAACTTCATGCGCGAGGTGGCCCGGCGACAGGAGCGCTCGGTCTGGGCTCCGCTGTCCCAGCAGGAGAACGCCACGGTCTCCCGCTTCGGCGAGCTGCGCGGCCTCAAGAACCTGACCTCGCCGCGGCACATGGAGCTGCTGCCCTACACGGTGGCCCGGCTCACCCGCGCCACGGGCGATCTCGCCAATCCGTTCTACGAGCGCAACGACGTCTTCGGCACCGTGGGCGCCGACCTCAAGTACGGCGTGACCAGCAACCTGACGCTGGACCTCACGGTCAACCCGGACTTCGGCCAGGTCGAGGCCGACCCCGGGCAGGTGAACCTGTCGGCGTTCGAGGCGTTCTTCGCCGAGCGCCGGCCCTTCTTCGTGGAAGGCTCCAGCATCTTCAACTTCCGGCTCTCCCAGGGGGACGGCGACGACGCCAACGAATCCCTCTTCTATTCGCGACGGATCGGCCGGGCGCCCCAGGGCAGCGCCGACGCAGGGGACGGGTGGTCCGACGCGGACGCCCAGACCAGCATCCTCGGAGCGTGGAAGCTCTCGGGAAAGACCGCCGACGGGTGGTCCGTGGGGCTGTTGCACGCGGTGACGGGTGAGGAGCGCGCGCGGATCGGCGACGGTGTGGCCGCTGTCGAGACCCAGGCCGTCGAGCCGCTCACCAACTACGTCGTGGGGCGGGTGATGCGCGACTTCCGCGAAGGGCGCAGCGCCATCGGGCTCGTGGCGACCGGCGTCAACCGCGACCGCGAGGTGTCCGACCGGCTCGACATCCGCTCGGGCGGCTACACCGGCGGCGTGGACTTCCGACACCGCTTCGCCAACGACGAGTGGGAAGTCCAGGGCTTCGTGGTGGGCTCCTGGGTGACCGGCTCGGCCGAGGCGATCGAATCCACCCAACGCTCGTCTGCCCGCTTCTTCCAGCGGCCGGACGCTGAGCACGTGGAGGTGGATCCCACCCGCACGTCGATGGCGGGCTGGTCGAGCAACCTCAACATCGGGCGCTACGCGGGTGGGTTCTGGCGCTATGCGACCGGATTCCAGGCCCGCTCTCCGGGCTTCGAGGCCAACGACATCGGCTTCATGCGCTCCACCGACTACGTCTCGCCCTGGGCGTGGCTGGGCTATCACCACACGACGCCCACCGCGCGCCTGAATCGCTTCAACGTGAACGTGAATCTCTGGAGCAACTTCACCTTCGCTCGCGAGCGCACCGGTCTGGGTGGCAACGTGAACGGCAGCCTGACGTTCAAGAACTTCTGGGGAGGCTACGCGGGGGTGGGCCACAACGTGGGATCGTACTCGACCACCATGCTGCGAGGCGGTCCGCTCTTCCGTACCGAGTCCAGCTGGAACGGCTGGATGGGGGCCTGGTCCGACAGCCGCCGCCCCCTCCGCTTCGAGCTCAACGGCTGGGGTGGGCGCCGACCCGAATCCGGCTCCTGGAACGTGGGCGTCGGGACCGGGGGCACCTGGCGCGCCTCCAATGCAGCCCAGATCTCGCTTCGGCCCCAGTTCAGCTACAACGTGGACGATCGGCAGTGGGTGCAGCGTATCGAGGCCGGCGGGGAGGACCACTACCTGCTCGCGCGCCTCGAACAGAAGACGTTCAGCCTGACCACCCGGGTGGACTACACGTTCACTCCAGAGCTGTCCCTGCAGCTCTACGCCCAGCCGTTCCTGGCCGGCGGCGCCTACCGGTCGTTCAAGACCGTGGCCGATCCGCGCGCCGAGCAGTACGACGACCGCCTGCGGGCGTTGGGCGCCGCGTCGGACGGCGACGCGTGGACCGCCGACGTGGACGGCGACGGAAGCCCGGAACGCTGGGACGACCCGGACTTCGCCTTCGGCCAATTCCGCAGCAACGTGGTGTTGCGCTGGGAGTATCGACCGGGCTCCGCGCTGTTCCTCGTCTGGTCGCAAGGGCGGGACCGCTCGCGCGAGCTGGACGGTTCCTTCGAGCTGGGTCGTGACCTGGACCGCCTCTTCAGCGTCCGGCCGGACAACGTCTTCCTGATCAAGGTCAGCTACTGGCTGAACCCCTGA
- the dapF gene encoding diaminopimelate epimerase, whose translation MEGGAVAAGERFSTEVWQAGPRFFKAHGHGNDYLVFARGEGWPVTGATVRRICDRFRGPGADGVVIVDAAVRPFALRMFNPDGGEFEKSGNGLRVTAAWLHRAGWVGDEPFAVVVGGARVEMTVHGRDAHGALDISADMGQARFGADAVDLQEDGALLDPDGRELDAVVVSMGNPHCVVFGRSADELELLGRWLSAHPRFRHGTNVQLAAVDGGRLDIAIWERGVGHTHSSGTSACAATAAAIHSGRLPSGRHAVHMEGGVFEVSVDERGSVRLRGPVEEVMEGTLADVLLESLGRAEGP comes from the coding sequence ATGGAAGGAGGAGCAGTGGCCGCTGGGGAGCGATTCTCCACGGAGGTGTGGCAGGCCGGTCCGCGGTTCTTCAAGGCCCACGGACATGGCAACGACTACCTGGTCTTCGCGCGCGGAGAGGGGTGGCCTGTCACGGGGGCGACCGTCCGCAGGATCTGTGACCGCTTCCGGGGCCCGGGCGCGGACGGCGTGGTGATCGTGGATGCTGCGGTCCGACCCTTCGCGCTGCGCATGTTCAATCCGGACGGCGGCGAGTTCGAGAAGAGCGGCAACGGTCTGCGGGTCACTGCCGCCTGGTTGCATCGGGCGGGGTGGGTGGGAGACGAGCCCTTCGCCGTGGTGGTGGGTGGGGCACGGGTGGAGATGACGGTCCACGGACGCGACGCGCACGGTGCGCTGGACATCAGCGCCGACATGGGCCAGGCGCGCTTCGGAGCGGACGCGGTGGACCTGCAGGAGGATGGGGCGCTCCTCGATCCGGACGGGCGGGAGTTGGACGCCGTCGTGGTCTCGATGGGCAACCCCCACTGTGTCGTGTTCGGGCGTTCCGCGGACGAGCTGGAACTCCTGGGTCGCTGGCTCTCGGCACATCCACGCTTCCGGCACGGCACCAACGTGCAACTCGCCGCCGTGGACGGGGGGCGTCTCGACATCGCCATCTGGGAGCGCGGTGTCGGCCACACGCATTCCTCGGGGACCTCCGCCTGCGCGGCGACGGCCGCGGCGATCCACAGCGGCCGACTTCCCTCCGGACGGCACGCCGTCCACATGGAGGGGGGGGTCTTCGAGGTCAGCGTGGACGAACGCGGGTCGGTCCGCCTGCGCGGTCCGGTCGAGGAGGTGATGGAGGGGACGCTGGCCGACGTGCTGCTGGAGTCGCTGGGTCGGGCGGAAGGCCCCTGA
- a CDS encoding LptF/LptG family permease, whose protein sequence is MRILDRLVVTSFLRLFGAFVIGAPMLFLIGDLTERVDVYMSRGVPPSDMLLGYVFQFPQYMLWSFPIAALIAAVFTVQNMTSHHEVVAAKAGGISFHRLVAPLVLMGLLLTGVGLGLTELVPRTTQMAAERFREREVRKDWRTNFVYQTENGFTLTVQRLSLPEKSIQQVALEREAAQGRGVDFHLIADRATWSDESGWTFHDGYVRHFLSEGERAYAFEDYRTQWFGEPPTKLLEDPPDKDQMTYGEIGQMIETIQRSGGDPTELRVEREQKLAIPAATLVIILFGLPLATSYKRGGASFGVGISLASTILYMVFLRMAGAVGESGGLDPLLAAWLPNLTFLAAGLILFSRVRT, encoded by the coding sequence GTGAGGATCCTCGACCGGCTGGTCGTCACGAGCTTCCTCCGGCTGTTCGGAGCCTTCGTGATCGGCGCCCCGATGCTGTTCCTCATCGGAGACCTGACCGAACGCGTGGACGTGTACATGTCGAGGGGGGTGCCTCCGTCCGACATGCTGCTCGGGTACGTCTTCCAGTTCCCGCAGTACATGCTCTGGTCCTTCCCGATCGCCGCGCTGATCGCGGCCGTCTTCACCGTCCAGAACATGACCTCCCACCACGAGGTGGTGGCCGCCAAGGCCGGAGGGATCTCCTTCCATCGGCTCGTCGCACCCCTCGTCCTGATGGGACTGCTGCTCACGGGGGTGGGGCTGGGCCTGACCGAGCTGGTGCCCCGTACCACACAGATGGCCGCGGAGCGCTTCCGCGAGCGCGAGGTCCGCAAGGACTGGCGCACGAACTTCGTGTACCAGACGGAGAACGGCTTCACGCTGACCGTGCAGCGCCTGTCGCTGCCGGAGAAGAGCATCCAGCAGGTGGCGCTGGAGCGCGAAGCCGCACAGGGCCGCGGCGTGGACTTCCACCTGATCGCGGACCGCGCCACCTGGTCCGACGAGAGCGGCTGGACCTTCCACGACGGGTACGTGCGCCACTTCCTGAGCGAAGGCGAGCGCGCCTACGCGTTCGAGGACTACCGCACGCAGTGGTTCGGGGAGCCGCCGACCAAGCTGCTGGAGGACCCGCCGGACAAGGATCAGATGACCTACGGGGAGATCGGTCAGATGATCGAGACCATCCAACGCTCCGGTGGCGATCCGACGGAGCTACGGGTCGAGCGCGAGCAGAAGCTGGCCATCCCCGCGGCCACGCTCGTGATCATCCTGTTCGGCCTCCCGCTGGCGACGAGCTACAAGCGCGGGGGTGCGTCCTTCGGCGTGGGCATCTCGCTGGCATCGACCATCCTGTACATGGTCTTCCTGCGCATGGCCGGCGCCGTGGGCGAGAGCGGGGGACTCGACCCCCTGCTGGCGGCCTGGCTGCCCAACCTCACGTTCCTGGCTGCAGGTCTGATCCTGTTCAGCCGGGTCCGCACGTAG